A genomic region of Enterococcus sp. 12C11_DIV0727 contains the following coding sequences:
- a CDS encoding MerR family transcriptional regulator — translation MEYTIKKIAELSGISTRTLRYYDEINLLKPARINSSGYRIYGTKEIDKLQQILFYRSLDMKLEDIQTLLGTPNYDPQHALQDHYQKLLEKRRQMDHLILTVEKTLRYQKGELIMTDKEKFIGFKQEKLQKNEASYGQEIREKYGEETVEASNQKWLNLSEADFNQMETAEKELIDALKVVMETKDYHSQEAETVFSKHKEWLSYTSPTYSAEMHRGLGQMYVADERFAAYYNNRAGANAAQALNEIIQQFAN, via the coding sequence ATGGAATACACAATCAAAAAAATTGCCGAATTATCTGGAATCAGTACGCGAACGTTGCGTTATTATGATGAAATCAACTTATTAAAACCGGCACGTATTAATTCTTCTGGTTATCGTATCTATGGAACAAAGGAAATCGATAAGCTGCAGCAAATCCTTTTTTATCGTTCGTTGGATATGAAATTAGAGGACATCCAAACGTTACTTGGCACACCAAACTATGACCCCCAACACGCGTTACAGGACCATTATCAAAAATTATTGGAAAAGCGGCGACAAATGGATCATCTAATCCTGACTGTAGAAAAAACATTACGTTATCAAAAGGGAGAGCTAATCATGACCGACAAAGAAAAATTTATTGGCTTTAAACAAGAAAAACTACAGAAAAATGAAGCAAGCTACGGACAAGAAATTCGAGAAAAGTATGGGGAGGAAACAGTGGAAGCATCCAATCAAAAGTGGCTAAATCTAAGTGAAGCAGATTTTAATCAAATGGAAACTGCAGAAAAAGAACTGATCGACGCATTAAAAGTTGTGATGGAAACCAAAGACTATCACTCGCAAGAAGCAGAAACAGTCTTTTCAAAACACAAAGAATGGTTAAGCTATACTTCACCTACCTATTCAGCTGAAATGCACCGAGGCCTTGGTCAGATGTATGTAGCCGATGAACGATTTGCTGCTTACTATAATAATCGGGCCGGCGCCAATGCTGCACAAGCCTTAAATGAAATCATTCAACAGTTTGCTAACTAG
- a CDS encoding nicotinate phosphoribosyltransferase — protein MKKVYDDDSLTLHTDLYQINMMQTYWKLGRADLHSVFECYFREMPFNHGYAIFAGLERLVDYLENLTFTETDIAYLREVEDYPEDFLTYLKEFEFKCTVRSALEGDLVFNNEPLIQVEGPLAQCQLIETALLNMVNFQTLIATKAARIKSVIGEDPLMEFGTRRAQELDAAVWGTRAAYIGGADATSNVRAGKIFGIPVSGTHAHSLVQSYGNDYDAFMAYAQTHQDCVFLVDTYDTLKSGVPSAIRVAKEMGDKINFLGVRLDSGDMAYISKRVREQLDEAGYTEAKIFASNDLDENTILSLKMQKAKIDVWGVGTKLITAYDQPALGAVFKLVSIEDKDGQMKDTIKLSSNAEKVTTPGKKQVWRITRKSDKKSEGDYVTLWDEDPRKQEEIYMFHPVHTFINKTVRDFEARAVLQDIFVEGKRVYTMPTLKEIKSYAKENLDSLWEEYKRDLNPQKYPVDLSTECWNHKMRLLEKVRVDVKALSEGK, from the coding sequence ATGAAGAAAGTTTACGATGATGATAGCTTAACCTTACATACGGATTTATATCAAATCAATATGATGCAGACTTATTGGAAATTAGGGAGAGCAGATTTACATTCGGTTTTTGAATGTTATTTTCGAGAAATGCCTTTTAACCATGGCTATGCAATTTTTGCCGGGTTGGAACGTTTAGTCGATTATTTAGAAAATTTGACGTTTACAGAAACGGATATTGCTTATCTTAGAGAAGTTGAAGATTATCCAGAAGATTTTTTGACCTATCTAAAAGAGTTCGAATTTAAATGTACTGTTCGTTCCGCGTTAGAAGGAGACCTAGTTTTCAATAACGAACCATTGATTCAGGTAGAAGGTCCATTAGCCCAATGTCAATTGATCGAGACGGCTCTTTTAAACATGGTCAATTTCCAAACGCTGATTGCAACAAAAGCTGCACGGATCAAATCCGTGATCGGTGAAGATCCATTAATGGAATTCGGCACACGTCGTGCACAAGAGTTAGATGCGGCTGTTTGGGGAACTCGTGCAGCTTACATTGGTGGAGCTGATGCGACGAGTAATGTTCGAGCTGGAAAGATTTTTGGCATACCAGTTAGTGGAACGCATGCTCATTCATTAGTACAATCTTATGGAAACGACTATGATGCTTTTATGGCTTATGCACAAACGCATCAAGACTGTGTCTTTTTAGTAGATACCTATGATACGTTGAAATCAGGTGTTCCAAGTGCGATTCGTGTAGCCAAGGAAATGGGCGATAAAATCAATTTCCTAGGCGTTCGTCTTGATAGCGGGGATATGGCCTATATTTCCAAACGCGTACGTGAACAATTGGATGAAGCAGGCTATACAGAAGCGAAAATCTTTGCTTCTAATGATTTAGATGAAAATACTATTTTAAGTTTAAAAATGCAAAAAGCGAAGATCGATGTTTGGGGTGTGGGTACAAAATTGATCACAGCTTATGATCAACCTGCTTTAGGTGCAGTATTCAAATTAGTTTCGATTGAAGATAAAGACGGTCAGATGAAAGATACGATCAAACTTTCTAGTAATGCAGAAAAAGTTACGACGCCAGGTAAAAAGCAAGTTTGGCGGATCACACGTAAATCAGATAAAAAATCTGAAGGTGATTATGTAACATTATGGGATGAAGATCCTCGTAAGCAAGAAGAAATCTATATGTTCCATCCAGTGCATACCTTCATTAACAAAACCGTTAGAGATTTTGAAGCTCGAGCTGTTTTACAAGACATTTTTGTCGAAGGCAAACGAGTGTATACAATGCCGACCTTGAAAGAAATCAAAAGTTATGCGAAAGAAAATCTTGATTCTTTGTGGGAAGAGTACAAGCGTGATCTTAATCCACAAAAATACCCAGTCGATTTATCTACCGAATGTTGGAATCATAAAATGCGTTTACTGGAAAAAGTTCGTGTAGATGTAAAAGCATTAAGTGAAGGGAAATAA
- the nadE gene encoding ammonia-dependent NAD(+) synthetase: MESLQKAIIEELGVKPQIDPKEEIRKSIEFMKSYLYKYPFLKTFVLGISGGQDSTLAGRLAQLTMEEMRNETKDEDYRFIAVRLPYGEQADEADAKKALDFIQPDVSLSVNIKPAISACVLSLEESGVPINDFNKGNMKARQRMIVQYAIAGEKSGAVIGTDHAAENITGFYTKFGDGGADILPLFRLNKRQGKALLKELGSPAELYTKIPTADLEDDKPLVADEVALGVTYDDIDDYVEGKTVSEKAKETIEGWYKKTQHKRHMPISIFDDFWK, from the coding sequence ATGGAATCGTTGCAAAAAGCCATTATCGAAGAATTAGGTGTCAAACCACAAATAGATCCAAAGGAAGAAATTCGTAAAAGTATTGAGTTTATGAAAAGCTATTTATATAAATATCCTTTTTTAAAAACGTTTGTTTTAGGAATTAGCGGTGGCCAAGATTCGACACTAGCAGGTCGACTTGCTCAATTAACGATGGAAGAGATGCGTAACGAAACCAAAGATGAAGACTATCGGTTTATTGCGGTTCGTTTGCCATATGGTGAACAGGCAGATGAAGCTGATGCTAAAAAAGCCTTAGATTTTATTCAACCTGATGTCTCATTATCAGTTAATATCAAACCAGCGATTTCAGCCTGTGTTCTGTCTCTTGAAGAGTCAGGTGTTCCAATCAATGATTTCAATAAAGGAAATATGAAAGCACGACAACGCATGATCGTCCAATATGCGATTGCAGGCGAAAAATCAGGGGCTGTGATTGGAACGGATCATGCTGCTGAGAATATTACTGGTTTTTACACAAAATTTGGTGATGGGGGAGCGGACATTTTACCATTATTCCGTTTAAATAAACGTCAAGGCAAGGCTTTATTAAAAGAGTTAGGTTCTCCTGCTGAGTTATATACGAAAATCCCGACTGCTGATTTAGAAGACGACAAACCTTTAGTAGCGGACGAGGTAGCACTTGGGGTAACCTATGATGATATCGATGATTATGTTGAAGGAAAAACAGTATCAGAGAAAGCCAAAGAAACAATTGAAGGTTGGTATAAAAAAACACAGCATAAACGTCACATGCCAATTTCTATTTTCGATGATTTCTGGAAATAA
- a CDS encoding HAD-IC family P-type ATPase translates to MKKWFRKKRDIDNEAFLSSEKNTQSVNTNDIRIPTTIKGLSDQEVEQLYTEGKYNKEVEDLSRTTKQIILDNSLTLFNFINLFLAVAVFAVGYPKNALFFWIIIINTAIGVIQEIHAKKTIDKLSIVNKTEVTALRDNRLLKIFQDEIVLGDVLVLSLGNQVPSDGIVLHAEGMEVDESLLTGESDKITKQNGDKIMSGSFITAGLGFVKINAVGEDNFVSKLSKEAKTEKPSTSELMNSLNLLIKGLTFAIVPIGLLLFWSQYQSTQSFPKTVLGVSGALISMIPEGLMLLTSVAFAVGAANLARKQTLIQRLSCIETLARVDTICLDKTGTITDGTLTFKKLIPQAGFPASEIERAMSEMMAGLSDQNATAKVLRTRFPSAKTEWQVKEVIPFSSDRKWSGVTFKEKGSFVMGAPEFIYSEVPADLREKLAPYNEQGDRVLILVHFSEELTRPELPQTKETVAIFIIADTIRANAVDTFSYFAKQDVTLKVISGDNPITVAQIAKQAGIAGAENFVDMSTISDSADFNELVENTTVFGRVTPYQKRELIQALKQNGHTTCMTGDGVNDILSLREADVSVAMASGSDAARTVSDVVLLNSDFSSMIQVLNEGRRVINNIERVASMYMVKTIYSAILAVTFIFLFLPYPFAPLQLTPINTLTVGIPSFILALEPNYQRIKGHFLTNILRISVPGALTVVFNILVLQLAGIWFDLSHQDVSTMCVLLTGCVGFQVLLKAARPLDLKKQIMIGLLLVAFIACFLFFGDFFMLTSLFTRNVLFYLPLILGSRSIFNYISLFMTRAVHEVEKRSENRKIKKKKRVI, encoded by the coding sequence ATGAAAAAATGGTTTAGGAAAAAAAGAGATATAGATAATGAAGCGTTTCTTTCATCTGAAAAAAACACGCAATCAGTCAACACTAATGATATTCGGATTCCAACCACTATTAAAGGGTTGTCCGATCAAGAAGTCGAACAGCTTTATACCGAAGGAAAATATAATAAGGAAGTCGAAGATCTATCTAGAACGACAAAACAAATTATTTTAGATAATTCATTGACGTTATTCAACTTTATCAACTTATTTTTGGCAGTAGCAGTTTTTGCTGTGGGATATCCTAAAAATGCTTTATTTTTCTGGATCATTATCATAAATACAGCAATTGGTGTGATTCAAGAAATCCATGCCAAAAAAACGATCGACAAATTATCGATCGTCAATAAAACAGAAGTTACAGCTTTAAGGGATAACCGATTACTAAAGATTTTTCAAGATGAAATTGTATTAGGGGATGTTTTGGTTCTATCCTTAGGAAACCAAGTCCCTTCAGACGGAATCGTCTTACACGCAGAGGGAATGGAAGTAGATGAATCCTTATTAACAGGGGAATCGGACAAAATCACAAAACAAAATGGCGATAAAATCATGAGTGGTAGTTTTATTACTGCTGGATTGGGCTTTGTTAAAATCAATGCCGTGGGAGAAGACAACTTTGTTTCCAAACTATCTAAAGAGGCTAAGACAGAAAAACCATCAACTTCTGAACTAATGAATTCGTTGAATCTTTTGATCAAAGGATTAACATTTGCCATTGTTCCTATTGGTTTATTGCTCTTTTGGTCACAGTATCAGTCGACACAGTCATTTCCTAAAACTGTTTTAGGGGTTTCAGGTGCGTTGATCAGTATGATTCCAGAAGGCTTGATGCTTTTAACGAGTGTTGCATTTGCCGTCGGTGCTGCTAACTTAGCTAGAAAACAAACGTTGATCCAGCGACTATCATGTATAGAAACGCTTGCTCGTGTTGATACGATTTGCTTGGATAAGACCGGTACAATTACTGATGGGACGTTGACCTTTAAAAAACTGATTCCTCAAGCAGGCTTTCCAGCTAGTGAAATTGAACGTGCAATGAGTGAAATGATGGCTGGTTTATCCGATCAAAATGCTACGGCTAAAGTTCTGAGAACGAGATTTCCTTCAGCTAAAACTGAATGGCAAGTCAAAGAAGTGATTCCATTTTCTTCCGATCGAAAATGGAGTGGTGTGACGTTTAAAGAAAAAGGATCTTTTGTTATGGGGGCACCAGAATTTATTTATTCAGAAGTCCCTGCGGATTTAAGAGAAAAGTTAGCTCCTTATAATGAGCAAGGAGATCGTGTGTTGATCTTAGTTCATTTTTCTGAAGAATTAACTAGACCGGAGTTACCACAAACAAAAGAGACTGTTGCGATTTTTATTATTGCGGATACGATTCGTGCGAATGCAGTGGATACTTTTTCTTATTTTGCCAAACAAGATGTTACCCTAAAAGTTATATCAGGAGATAACCCAATTACTGTAGCACAAATAGCGAAGCAAGCAGGAATCGCCGGTGCAGAAAATTTTGTCGATATGAGTACGATTTCCGATTCAGCAGATTTTAATGAATTGGTTGAAAATACAACTGTTTTTGGCCGGGTAACCCCTTATCAAAAAAGAGAGTTGATTCAAGCCTTAAAACAAAATGGACATACAACGTGTATGACGGGTGATGGCGTCAATGATATCCTGTCACTAAGAGAAGCGGATGTTAGTGTTGCAATGGCTAGTGGAAGTGATGCAGCTCGGACAGTATCCGATGTCGTGTTGTTGAATTCTGATTTTAGTTCAATGATTCAAGTCTTGAATGAAGGGCGCAGAGTAATCAATAACATCGAACGAGTGGCATCGATGTATATGGTTAAAACGATCTATTCAGCGATTCTGGCTGTAACATTTATCTTTTTATTCTTACCTTATCCATTTGCGCCGTTACAATTAACACCGATCAATACCTTAACAGTAGGGATTCCCTCCTTTATTTTGGCGTTAGAACCTAATTATCAACGGATTAAAGGACATTTTTTAACGAATATATTGCGAATCTCAGTTCCAGGCGCTTTAACAGTTGTTTTTAATATTTTAGTCTTGCAACTAGCTGGTATTTGGTTTGATTTATCCCATCAAGATGTTTCCACGATGTGCGTCTTGCTAACTGGCTGTGTTGGTTTTCAAGTGTTATTAAAAGCAGCTCGACCACTTGATTTGAAAAAACAAATCATGATTGGTTTGCTATTGGTTGCATTCATTGCTTGTTTCCTATTCTTTGGCGATTTCTTTATGTTGACCTCACTGTTCACAAGAAATGTACTCTTCTACTTGCCGTTGATTTTAGGTAGTCGATCAATTTTCAACTACATTTCTTTATTTATGACTAGAGCAGTACATGAAGTTGAAAAAAGAAGTGAAAATAGAAAAATCAAAAAGAAGAAACGTGTGATTTAA
- a CDS encoding glycosyltransferase family 2 protein encodes MKRITVIIPFLNEESVLEKLYERLILLADDCSTYRFDFLFVNDGSNDQSLAIVLGLRKKDDRVTLLDLSRNYGKEIAMLAGFDHAKGDAVVVIDSDLQQPPELIKEMIIWWEKGYEDVYAVRKERKGEHFFKKWTSACYYKILQKASKTNIYPNAGDFRLLDRKAVEALKTIREHERYTKGLYGWIGFKKKELYYDADERAGGTTKWRFSALFNLAMNGVTSYTTLPLKITTVIGGIVSFAAFIYMLIVLVQTLLLGADVSGYPSLMIGILFLGGLQLISLGIIGEYLGRVFNETKKRPLYFIDTYYDTQSSETSKLSEQKLEGNPIFSLIEENKRIRKEHRH; translated from the coding sequence ATGAAGCGAATTACTGTGATCATTCCATTTTTGAATGAAGAATCTGTTTTAGAAAAACTGTACGAACGACTCATTTTATTAGCGGATGATTGTTCTACGTATCGTTTTGATTTCCTCTTTGTAAATGATGGCAGTAATGATCAAAGCTTAGCAATTGTATTAGGGCTAAGAAAAAAGGATGACAGAGTCACCCTGCTTGATCTTTCAAGAAATTATGGGAAAGAAATTGCGATGTTGGCTGGTTTCGATCATGCTAAAGGAGACGCAGTGGTTGTAATTGATTCTGATTTACAGCAGCCACCAGAATTAATTAAAGAAATGATTATTTGGTGGGAAAAAGGCTACGAAGATGTATATGCGGTCAGAAAAGAACGAAAAGGGGAACATTTTTTTAAAAAATGGACTTCTGCTTGTTACTATAAAATTTTACAAAAAGCGAGTAAGACAAACATTTATCCGAATGCAGGTGATTTTCGTTTGCTAGATCGAAAAGCTGTAGAGGCGCTAAAAACGATTCGGGAACATGAACGCTATACTAAAGGGTTGTATGGCTGGATCGGATTTAAGAAAAAGGAACTCTATTATGATGCTGATGAACGAGCTGGAGGAACGACAAAATGGCGTTTTTCAGCTTTGTTTAATCTTGCGATGAATGGAGTCACCTCTTACACAACATTGCCATTGAAAATCACAACGGTTATCGGAGGGATCGTTTCATTCGCAGCATTTATATATATGCTGATCGTTTTAGTTCAAACACTTCTTTTAGGAGCAGATGTTTCAGGGTATCCTTCATTAATGATCGGTATTTTATTTCTTGGAGGACTTCAATTGATTTCGCTTGGCATTATTGGAGAATATTTAGGTCGAGTGTTTAATGAAACGAAAAAACGACCATTGTATTTTATTGACACGTATTATGATACCCAAAGTTCGGAGACATCTAAACTAAGTGAACAAAAACTAGAGGGAAACCCTATTTTTTCATTGATAGAAGAAAATAAGAGAATCAGAAAGGAGCATCGTCATTAG
- a CDS encoding HAD family hydrolase encodes MNIVFCDIDGTFQDLGGEVPQVNYDAIYALQKQGDHFVFISGRGYAQLTELMDQLDSECDVIFSNGGGYKLVGEPVQYNHCLSMAECERVIATLEERNIFYHIHTNEGIILKAVEKYETNILALRKKLEPIGAMGKQIMDFKESFFKEQCQHVDDPYRYLTEHPELKVMKIELMEASDQEHELLRDVLSSDSAEVFSSFIQCLEIVDPKSSKGNAINEFMKKYPGARSYGIGDGENDLAMLDVVDVPVAVGNAKPIVKEKCQKIIGDCLDGGVGQFIFEEIIE; translated from the coding sequence ATGAACATAGTATTTTGTGATATAGACGGAACATTTCAAGATCTTGGTGGCGAGGTACCTCAAGTCAATTATGATGCAATTTATGCCCTGCAAAAGCAAGGGGATCATTTTGTGTTTATCAGTGGACGAGGGTATGCACAGTTGACTGAATTGATGGATCAGTTAGATAGTGAATGTGATGTTATCTTTAGCAATGGCGGCGGCTACAAATTAGTTGGCGAACCAGTGCAGTATAATCACTGTTTATCAATGGCTGAGTGTGAAAGAGTGATAGCTACTTTAGAAGAGCGCAATATTTTTTATCATATTCACACGAACGAAGGAATCATTTTAAAAGCAGTTGAAAAATACGAGACAAATATTTTGGCTTTAAGAAAAAAACTTGAACCAATTGGCGCTATGGGAAAACAAATCATGGACTTCAAAGAAAGCTTTTTCAAAGAGCAGTGTCAGCACGTTGACGATCCATACCGTTATCTGACTGAACATCCTGAATTAAAAGTGATGAAAATTGAATTGATGGAAGCCAGTGATCAAGAACACGAACTTTTACGTGACGTGTTAAGTAGTGATAGCGCAGAAGTCTTCTCTTCATTTATTCAGTGTCTGGAAATCGTTGATCCAAAAAGTAGCAAAGGCAATGCAATCAATGAGTTTATGAAAAAATATCCAGGAGCTCGCAGTTATGGTATTGGCGATGGTGAAAATGACTTGGCTATGTTAGACGTTGTCGATGTTCCAGTTGCAGTGGGCAATGCAAAACCAATCGTCAAAGAAAAGTGTCAAAAAATTATTGGAGACTGTTTAGACGGCGGTGTTGGGCAATTTATATTTGAAGAAATTATTGAATAA
- a CDS encoding acyltransferase, with product MKRHLGIELLRMVSMFMILILHILGNGGILNNVQIGSFNYYLFWAVEIICFVAVNCFALVTGYFMSKGKWRIGRFIQLWVEVLFYSVMISLVTYFILGEIVPLSMYTDSLFPLFKKNYWFFSAYAGLFLFMPLLNKAINKLTKKEMLYGVSVIVLFGSASILFKADPFNLAEGYSMIWLIFMYFIGAFIRLHVDIDSINKKKILYYYLGINSVSLGLIAIKTMVGSLEESRDTVWFIHYVSPLIIASSILFFILFLKAPIKNKQRSFVIEKVVPYSFAVYLIHTHPIIFYFILKDRFIFLVNEPTIMAMIQVLIFASLIYLSCLLIDFIRSLLFQLLRVSNLTDKIGEKLHQLIGL from the coding sequence GTGAAAAGGCATTTAGGCATTGAATTATTACGAATGGTATCTATGTTTATGATTTTGATTCTACATATTTTAGGAAATGGCGGAATTTTGAATAATGTACAGATTGGTAGTTTCAACTATTATCTTTTTTGGGCAGTAGAGATTATATGCTTTGTCGCTGTAAACTGTTTTGCTTTAGTAACGGGTTACTTTATGAGTAAAGGAAAGTGGCGAATTGGACGATTTATTCAGTTGTGGGTTGAAGTACTTTTTTATTCAGTTATGATAAGTCTCGTTACTTATTTTATTTTAGGCGAGATTGTTCCACTATCGATGTATACTGATTCATTATTTCCTTTATTCAAAAAAAACTATTGGTTTTTCTCGGCATATGCAGGTTTATTTTTGTTCATGCCGTTACTAAATAAAGCCATAAATAAACTTACAAAAAAAGAAATGCTTTACGGTGTATCCGTCATCGTGCTTTTTGGTTCAGCATCTATTCTATTTAAAGCGGATCCGTTTAATTTGGCTGAAGGGTATAGTATGATTTGGCTGATTTTTATGTATTTTATTGGTGCATTTATTCGTTTACATGTGGATATTGACTCTATTAACAAGAAGAAAATCCTTTACTATTACTTAGGCATAAATAGTGTATCGTTAGGGCTGATTGCGATTAAAACAATGGTAGGAAGTTTGGAAGAGTCCAGAGATACTGTTTGGTTTATCCATTACGTGTCGCCGCTTATTATAGCAAGTTCTATTTTATTCTTTATTTTATTTTTAAAAGCGCCAATCAAAAATAAACAACGTTCTTTTGTGATTGAAAAAGTCGTACCTTATTCTTTTGCTGTTTATCTTATTCATACGCATCCAATCATTTTTTATTTTATCTTAAAAGATCGTTTCATTTTTTTAGTAAATGAGCCGACTATTATGGCAATGATTCAAGTGTTGATATTCGCAAGTTTGATTTATTTGAGTTGTCTTTTGATTGATTTTATTCGATCGCTGTTATTTCAATTATTACGAGTTTCAAATTTAACAGATAAAATTGGAGAAAAGTTGCATCAGTTGATTGGGTTATAA
- a CDS encoding GtrA family protein, whose protein sequence is MKELFHKYKEVISYLVFGVATTIVNILVFFLCKDVLGIDYKISNTIGWFLSVLFAFFTNKYFVFASNHEDFGSFVKEMLLFYWYRILSFVVDMALMILMIEVLHISDFWAKMVTQVAVVVLNYFFSKFLIFKKKTP, encoded by the coding sequence TTGAAAGAATTGTTTCATAAATATAAAGAAGTAATCTCGTATTTAGTTTTTGGAGTAGCGACAACTATTGTGAATATCCTTGTCTTCTTTCTTTGCAAAGATGTTTTAGGGATCGATTATAAAATTAGTAATACGATTGGCTGGTTTTTATCTGTATTATTTGCATTTTTCACAAACAAATATTTTGTTTTTGCCAGTAATCATGAAGATTTTGGTTCTTTTGTGAAAGAAATGCTACTGTTTTATTGGTATCGCATATTGTCTTTTGTAGTGGATATGGCATTGATGATTTTGATGATCGAAGTCCTGCATATCTCAGATTTTTGGGCAAAAATGGTGACCCAAGTAGCAGTTGTCGTATTGAACTACTTCTTCAGCAAGTTTCTCATTTTTAAAAAAAAAACACCTTAA
- a CDS encoding DUF1827 family protein: MKLIETPINRNLDLEYFYPNITKFVFGTKAIKFFKLYALDRTQIVYADAFDKIDIIMINTKKKINKKEVDYVIKKLLNTTREEVTVHIGIKNEMQKNGYSFSAPRKDIIVIQKNVEPS, encoded by the coding sequence ATGAAACTAATTGAAACCCCGATCAATAGAAATTTAGATTTAGAGTATTTTTATCCAAATATTACTAAATTCGTTTTTGGGACAAAGGCAATTAAATTTTTTAAATTATACGCATTGGATCGAACACAAATCGTGTATGCTGATGCCTTTGATAAAATTGATATCATCATGATCAATACCAAAAAGAAGATCAACAAAAAAGAAGTTGATTATGTGATCAAGAAACTTTTAAATACGACGAGAGAAGAAGTCACTGTGCATATTGGGATTAAAAATGAAATGCAGAAAAATGGTTATTCTTTTAGTGCTCCGAGAAAAGATATTATTGTGATTCAGAAAAATGTGGAGCCATCATAA